The stretch of DNA acacacacgtacacacacacacacacacacacaaccactgaTATACACTGACAGTAAATAGCAATATACTAAACGTTGTCATTATCCTTCCAGAGTAAACAATCCCGTAACACATACTGGCGTAATATAACAACGAAGAACAATGGGGTACAACAATAAAATGATAATTCAGAAAAAATGACATTATGATCGTAAAACATAACATCACATGTGTAAACATcaattcatcatcatcaattcAATCATTACTGTGATACAATAACATGACCGAGAAAAAACCCTCTACAAAAAACACAATTGCATAATTTgtgtatatagctattctgatgaacacgtgggggaaatcgggggctgtgattggatggtctctcccgatcatcaaagcatattgctgccgaagtcggccatttttctcaatatccaaaagcatattgagaaaaatggccgacgcatggttccggtttacacatctgtaccacgcggcgatgtttctatcgacaacagcatacactgacaacttaaaaagctctttcaacaactgtgttgtgaaatcgaatgcacttggagtcagtttttcttccaaagtcagaaagcgtgtagcggtgtgcatgtctgcgcgaacatgatgcgcgtaagaagtttgtctgctatcaaaacctgagatcaacgcatcgacgcaaaaactgtcattttgtaagtttggaacaacaaaccaaggtcataacagctatataatcgctattatgttttcagcgtagcaatagggtccgatatttagactcgaacaagtataatgcgactcgtcttcgactcgtcgcattatacttgtctcgtctaaatatcggaccctattgctacgctgaaaacacaatagctgttaatactatttttagaatatTACTTTATCACTTTGTCCCAAGAAGTACGAGTAACTGTGTGGACTTTCGTACGGGACATTACAAACAAAATATTTTCCCAGCAAATAATTGTGTCCTGCGTATCCTAAAGTAgtcacagacaaaaacaaactgaTCGCATTGTCATTTACGTTTTTGAAGAAACACAAAATGTCCATATATCAATTTAGTGGTATTTTAAACATTAGTTTCATGACACGTTTTCCCAGCTCAGAATAAATCAGTAAATTAATGTCACACTTGCTTTAGGTTAATGatttttattttcaagaattTTTAGTAAAAACAAAGTTTCCTCGCTAATTTGAATAATCCGTTTATCGAGTTACCAAAGCTTAATACCTACAATCGGTTTGTATatcttatctatttattttttgTGCATGTTTTGTTGCGTTTTAAACAAAATCATGCTCCTGGACCTTCTGGTTTGAGTGAAAACAAAACACGATTTCTTAAgattacatatatttttttttcagttcaacaaatacatacacaagaAAAAATCACGCAGGCAACAAACTGAATCTTTTATGCTCACAGTAACTATTCCACCGATTGTATTTAATTCGCAACTGTCCTTTGTTCCATAGCCGACTATTTCTTTCAAACCTTTGTTTCACATAACGatattttcattaaaaaaaagaaaagcagcaGAAAAACACTCAACACATCTGATTCAATATTGTTTGTCCCTGTGACCGCTATATCCAGTCATGGCGGGGTTCCCGTACTCATAACTGCCCTGCCCTCCTCCCTGTCCCCCGCTGTACCCCCAccctcctccccttcccccctcaGGAGCCTCGCTGTACGCCGGAGGAGGGacctgaccttgaccttgaccccgGCGCAAGGCCGCGACCTCGACCCTGAGGTCGGCGACCTCGTCCTTAAGGCTGTTGAAACGATCGTTGAAGCCGAGCGTCCTGGCGTGCAAGCAAAACAGGACCAGAGCCGCGATGCATGCCGGGAGCTGGAGAAGTCCAAGGGCAAGGTCGATGCAGACGAAGGTCATCTTGACGTCGTGGTTGGGCGAGCATTTGGCAAGGGTCTCGGGGTTGTCGGAGAGACAGAAGCCCAGACACACCCCGGAGAAGGACGCAGCCAGGCCGCAGAAGGTCACCCCGATAAGACTCAGCACGTAGTGGACCACCACCTGCAAGGGCAAGTATTATTAACTTATTTGCAAATTATATATAGACATAAAAACATGATttatatatacacgcacgcacgcacgcacacgcgtgcaatcacaaacaaatacgcacacactcacgcacgcccACGCACgcccacgcacatacacacacacacacacacacacacacacacacactcataaacacatacccactcaaacacacacacacacacacacacacacacacacacacacacacacacacacactcataaacacatacccactgaaacacacacacacacagtcacaccccgcacacacacacatacttacacacacacacacacgcaaccacacacacgcacacatacacacacacgtacacacatacactcacacacacacacatactcacacacacacatactcacacacacacacacacacacacacacacactcataaacacatacccactcaaacacacacacacacacacacacacacacacacacacacacacacacacacacacaaacacacacacgacgaCATACATTTCGTTTCACACTTGGCGGTAGTTCAACATCAAGATTTGCCTGTCCGACACGCCTCCCGAAGTATGCAGCTATCAGCAACTGCAACAATacacagcatcatcaacactacacagcatcatcaacactacacagcatcatcaacactacacagcatcatcaacactacacagcatcatcaacactacacagcatcatcaacactacacagcatcatcaacactacacagcatcatcaacactacacaacatgatcaacactacacagcatcatcaacactacacagcatcatcaacactacacaacatcatcaacactacacagcatcatcaacactacacagcatcatcaacactacacaacatgatcaacactacacagcatcatcaacactacacagcatcatcaacaatacacaacatgatcaacactacacagcatcatcaacactacacaacatgatcaacactacacagcatcatcaacactacacagcatcatcaacactacacagcatcatcaacactacacagcatcatcaacaatacacaacatgatcaacaatacacaacatgatcaacaatacacaacatgatcaacaatacacaacatgatcaacaatacacaacatgatacacaatacacaacatcatcaacaacacacaacatcatcaacaatacacagcatgatcaacaatacacagcatgatcaacaatacacaacatgatacacaatacacagcatgatcaacaatacacagcatgatcaacaatacacaacatgatacacaatacacaacatgatcaacaatacacaacatgatcaacaatacacaacatgatacacaatacacaacatgatcaacaatacacaacatgatcaacaatacacagcatgatacacaatacacagcatgatacacaatacacagcatgatcaacaatacacaacatgatacacactacacaacatgatcaacaatacacagcatgatcaacacaacatgatcaacaatacacaacatcatcaacaatacacagcatgatacacaatacacagcatgatacacaatacacatcatgatcaacaatacacaacatgatcaacaatacacaacatgatcaacaatacacaacatgatcaacaatacacaacatgatcaacaatacacaacatgatcaacaatacacagcatgatacacaatacacaacatgatacacaatacacaacatgatcaacaatacacaacatgatacacaatacacagtatgatacacaatacacaacatcatcaacaatacacagtatgatacacaatacacaacatgatcaacaatacacagcatgatacacaatacacaacatgatacacaatacacaacatgatcaacaatacacaacatcatcaacaatacacaacatgatacacaatacacaacatgatcaacaatacacaacatgatacacaatacacaacatgatacacaatacacaacatgatacacaatacacagtatgatcaacaatacacagcatgatacacaatacacaacatgatacacaatacacaacatgatcaacaatacacaacatgatacacaatacacaacatgatacacaatacacaacatgatcaacaatacacaacatgatacacaatacacagcatgatcaacaatacacagcatcatcaacaatacacagcatgatcaacaatacacaacatgatcaacaatacacaacatgatacacaatacacaacatcatcaacaatacacagcatgatacacaatacacaacatgatacacaatacacaacatcatcaacaatacacaacatgatcaacaatacacaacatgatacacaatacacagcatgatcaacaatacacaacatgatcaacaatacacaacatgatcaacaatacacaacatgatcaacaatacacaacatgatcaacaatacacaacatgatcaacaatacacagcatcatcaacactacacaacatgatcaacactacacagcatcatcaacactacacagcatcatcaacactacacaacatgatcaacaatacacagcatcatcaacactacacaacatgatcaacaatacacagcatcatcaacaatacacaacatgatcaacaatacacagcatcatcaacaatacacaacatgatcaacaatacacaacatgatacacaatacacaacatgatcaacacaacatgatcaacaatacacagcatgatcaacaatacacagcatgatcaacaatacacaacatgatcaacacaacatgatcaacaatacacaacatgatcaacactacatgatcaacaatacacagcatgatcaacaatacacaacatgatacacaatacacagcatgatcaacaatacacagcatgatcaacaatacacaacatgatacacaatacacaacatgatcaacaatacacagcatgatacacaatacacaccatgatcaacaatacacaacatgatacacaatacacagcatgatcaacaatacacaacatgatcaacaatacacaacatcatcaacacTACACAGcatgatacacaatacacagcatgatcaacaatacacaacatcatcaacaatacacaacatgatacacaatacacagcatgatcaacaatacacagcatcatcaacaatacacagcatgatcaacaatacacagcatgatcaacaatacacagcatgatcaacaatacacaacatgatcaacaatacacagcatcatcaacaatacacaacatcatcaacaatacacagcatgatcaacaatacacaacatgatcaacaatacacagcatgatcaacaatacacagcatgatcaacaatacac from Littorina saxatilis isolate snail1 unplaced genomic scaffold, US_GU_Lsax_2.0 scaffold_1296, whole genome shotgun sequence encodes:
- the LOC138956551 gene encoding uncharacterized protein (The sequence of the model RefSeq protein was modified relative to this genomic sequence to represent the inferred CDS: added 70 bases not found in genome assembly); this encodes MHSGVTYGKVRVANCPCCDSPPVEFHSEEGKQRRRKLVCHYGKISMVQFPLAVLALLSGATTIGLTVTNLQWPFFSCFPLVNGLLLLIAAYFGRRVGQANLDVELPPSVKRNVVVHYVLSLIGVTFCGLAASFSGVCLGFCLSDNPETLAKCSPNHDVKMTFVCIDLALGLLQLPACIAALVLFCLHARTLGFNDRFNSLKDEVADLRVEVAALRRGQGQGQVPPPAYSEAPEGGRGGGWGYSGGQGGGQGSYEYGNPAMTGYSGHRDKQY